One region of Gossypium raimondii isolate GPD5lz chromosome 6, ASM2569854v1, whole genome shotgun sequence genomic DNA includes:
- the LOC105773024 gene encoding ubiquitin-like domain-containing protein CIP73 isoform X6 — MGDWVRCGAFSLLFVSRYSVPTVSNLTATAAFTLTAANDPASGTSRGHSNHAPSFVIETFNVPDQGDGVPPEISRIVSAVLGSFGFANMASGNTGSDARDHGSQRQERTSGGSGMPDSSQAQTELASMTSQSDRAHSAFGLPAAVSLGSMQPPVIPDSLATLSQYLSHIRNEFDALGRAGGNDSQTAPMSRTGSRDSNSASNSGTVHEGLPTPASLAEVLLSTRQMLIEQAGESVQQLARQLEDQVNVTDPSARLIAQTNALRTGALLHNLGSLLLELGRTTMTLRLGQTPSEAVVNAGPAVFISPSGPNPLMVQALPFQPGTSFGAIPVGTVQPGSGLVNGLGTGFVPRRIDIQIRRGSSMATPNTREEHPPNQSGQSNQSMVSDSENRSSQTTSRVSDTPSFAGESGVRVVPIRTMVAAVPAPLGRLPSESSGNSVGVYYPLLGRLQNIAPGHVSGERGPQASGEHPSSGAQPELLRIPESAVQHQSSEESARDGSLPNANSRQQERPNTRSVNISILAAGRTENNQDSERQSPSNVLQFLRTIFPGGEIQVEEASSQGTARDSVRGQAEASNVAPAAETSITNQGVFLSNLLHQIMPYISQHAGSQRSTPEEATTSAPADLSSTGNSRRPNDTEQNPPNSKRQKTE, encoded by the exons atgggcgattgggtgcggtgcggtgcgtttagcctactttttgtctcacgctacagtgttcctacagtatctaatctcaccgctaccgctgcttttacactaaccgcag CAAATGATCCTGCGTCAGGTACAAGTCGTGGTCATAGTAATCATGCCCCAAGTTTTGTCATAGAGACTTTTAATGTGCCTGATCAAGGGGATGGGGTTCCTCCTGAAATCAGTCGG ATTGTTTCTGCTGTTCTTGGCTCTTTTGGGTTCGCAAATATGGCAAGTGGAAATACTGGGAGTGATGCCAGG GATCATGGTTCACAAAGACAGGAAAGAACGTCTGGTGGTAGTGGCATGCCAGATTCATCCCAAGCTCAAACTGAGCTAGCCAGCATGACAAGTCAATCAGATAGAGCCCATAGTGCTTTTGGACTTCCAGCGGCGGTTTCCTTGGGGTCTATGCAGCCTCCT GTAATTCCTGATTCTTTGGCTACATTGTCCCAATATCTTAGTCATATACGGAACGAATTTGATGCCCTTG GTAGAGCTGGTGGAAATGATTCTCAGACAGCTCCCATGAGTAGGACTGGATCTAGAGATTCTAATTCTGCATCAAATTCAGGAACTGTACATGAAGGTCTTCCTACACCTGCATCTTTGGCGGAAGTGTTACTCTCTACCAGGCAAATGCTCATTGAACAAGCTGGAGAAAGTGTACAA CAACTTGCAAGGCAACTGGAGGATCAAGTAAATGTGACTGACCCCTCAGCAAGGCTGATTGCACAGACCAATGCATTGAGAACCGGAGCTTTACTGCACAACCTAGGCTCACTTTTACTTGAGCTTGGTCGTACAACCATGACACTACGCTTAGGTCAAACACCA tcTGAAGCTGTTGTTAATGCTGGCCCTGCAGTTTTCATATCCCCTTCTGGTCCAAACCCTCTCATGGTTCAG GCTCTTCCTTTTCAACCAGGAACTAGCTTTGGTGCCATCCCTGTGGGAACTGTCCAGCCTGGATCTGGTTTGGTTAATGGACTTGGGACTGGGTTTGTTCCTAGGCGTATTGACATACAAATACGAAGAG gttcatcaatggcaacaccGAATACTCGAGAGGAACATCCCCCAAACCAATCAGGTCAAAGCAACCAATCAATGGTTTCTGACAGTGAGAATCGTAGCAGTCAAACAACTTCAAGGGTCTCAGATACGCCATCTTTTGCTGGAGAATCTGGAGTGCGGGTGGTTCCTATTAGGACCATGGTTGCTGCTGTACCTGCTCCGTTGGGTCGCCTACCTTCAGAGTCTTCTGGTAATTCTGTGGGAGTATACTACCCATTACTTGGAAGATTACAGAACATAGCTCCTGGACACGTAAGTGGTGAACGGGGACCTCAAGCATCTGGTGAGCATCCATCTTCTGGTGCTCAACCTGAGCTGCTTCGTATTCCTGAATCTGCAGTGCAACATCAAAGTTCAGAAGAGTCTGCAAGAGATG GTTCATTACCGAATGCTAATTCAAGACAACAGGAGCGTCCTAATACACGCAGTGTCAATATCAGCATTCTAGCTGCTGGCAGAACTGAAAACAACCAAGACTCTGAGAGACAAAGTCCTAGTAATGTTCTTCAGTTTCTAAGGACAATTTTCCCTGGTGGTGAAATTCAGGTAGAGGAAGCGAGTTCACAAGGAACAGCTAGAGATTCTGTCCGAGGGCAAGCAGAAGCATCCAATGTTGCTCCAGCAGCTGAGACAAGTATTACTAATCAAGGGGTGTTTTTATCTAATTTGCTTCATCAGATCATGCCATACATATCTCAGCATGCGGGTTCACAACGAAGTACTCCCGAAGAAGCAACTACTTCTGCCCCG GCTGACCTCTCTAGTACCGGGAATTCACGCAGACCAAATGACACTGAACAAAATCCACCGAACTCGAAACGTCAGAAG ACGGAGTAA
- the LOC105773024 gene encoding ubiquitin-like domain-containing protein CIP73 isoform X5 encodes MGDWVRCGAFSLLFVSRYSVPTVSNLTATAAFTLTAANDPASGTSRGHSNHAPSFVIETFNVPDQGDGVPPEISRQIVSAVLGSFGFANMASGNTGSDARDHGSQRQERTSGGSGMPDSSQAQTELASMTSQSDRAHSAFGLPAAVSLGSMQPPVIPDSLATLSQYLSHIRNEFDALGRAGGNDSQTAPMSRTGSRDSNSASNSGTVHEGLPTPASLAEVLLSTRQMLIEQAGESVQQLARQLEDQVNVTDPSARLIAQTNALRTGALLHNLGSLLLELGRTTMTLRLGQTPSEAVVNAGPAVFISPSGPNPLMVQALPFQPGTSFGAIPVGTVQPGSGLVNGLGTGFVPRRIDIQIRRGSSMATPNTREEHPPNQSGQSNQSMVSDSENRSSQTTSRVSDTPSFAGESGVRVVPIRTMVAAVPAPLGRLPSESSGNSVGVYYPLLGRLQNIAPGHVSGERGPQASGEHPSSGAQPELLRIPESAVQHQSSEESARDGSLPNANSRQQERPNTRSVNISILAAGRTENNQDSERQSPSNVLQFLRTIFPGGEIQVEEASSQGTARDSVRGQAEASNVAPAAETSITNQGVFLSNLLHQIMPYISQHAGSQRSTPEEATTSAPADLSSTGNSRRPNDTEQNPPNSKRQKTE; translated from the exons atgggcgattgggtgcggtgcggtgcgtttagcctactttttgtctcacgctacagtgttcctacagtatctaatctcaccgctaccgctgcttttacactaaccgcag CAAATGATCCTGCGTCAGGTACAAGTCGTGGTCATAGTAATCATGCCCCAAGTTTTGTCATAGAGACTTTTAATGTGCCTGATCAAGGGGATGGGGTTCCTCCTGAAATCAGTCGG caGATTGTTTCTGCTGTTCTTGGCTCTTTTGGGTTCGCAAATATGGCAAGTGGAAATACTGGGAGTGATGCCAGG GATCATGGTTCACAAAGACAGGAAAGAACGTCTGGTGGTAGTGGCATGCCAGATTCATCCCAAGCTCAAACTGAGCTAGCCAGCATGACAAGTCAATCAGATAGAGCCCATAGTGCTTTTGGACTTCCAGCGGCGGTTTCCTTGGGGTCTATGCAGCCTCCT GTAATTCCTGATTCTTTGGCTACATTGTCCCAATATCTTAGTCATATACGGAACGAATTTGATGCCCTTG GTAGAGCTGGTGGAAATGATTCTCAGACAGCTCCCATGAGTAGGACTGGATCTAGAGATTCTAATTCTGCATCAAATTCAGGAACTGTACATGAAGGTCTTCCTACACCTGCATCTTTGGCGGAAGTGTTACTCTCTACCAGGCAAATGCTCATTGAACAAGCTGGAGAAAGTGTACAA CAACTTGCAAGGCAACTGGAGGATCAAGTAAATGTGACTGACCCCTCAGCAAGGCTGATTGCACAGACCAATGCATTGAGAACCGGAGCTTTACTGCACAACCTAGGCTCACTTTTACTTGAGCTTGGTCGTACAACCATGACACTACGCTTAGGTCAAACACCA tcTGAAGCTGTTGTTAATGCTGGCCCTGCAGTTTTCATATCCCCTTCTGGTCCAAACCCTCTCATGGTTCAG GCTCTTCCTTTTCAACCAGGAACTAGCTTTGGTGCCATCCCTGTGGGAACTGTCCAGCCTGGATCTGGTTTGGTTAATGGACTTGGGACTGGGTTTGTTCCTAGGCGTATTGACATACAAATACGAAGAG gttcatcaatggcaacaccGAATACTCGAGAGGAACATCCCCCAAACCAATCAGGTCAAAGCAACCAATCAATGGTTTCTGACAGTGAGAATCGTAGCAGTCAAACAACTTCAAGGGTCTCAGATACGCCATCTTTTGCTGGAGAATCTGGAGTGCGGGTGGTTCCTATTAGGACCATGGTTGCTGCTGTACCTGCTCCGTTGGGTCGCCTACCTTCAGAGTCTTCTGGTAATTCTGTGGGAGTATACTACCCATTACTTGGAAGATTACAGAACATAGCTCCTGGACACGTAAGTGGTGAACGGGGACCTCAAGCATCTGGTGAGCATCCATCTTCTGGTGCTCAACCTGAGCTGCTTCGTATTCCTGAATCTGCAGTGCAACATCAAAGTTCAGAAGAGTCTGCAAGAGATG GTTCATTACCGAATGCTAATTCAAGACAACAGGAGCGTCCTAATACACGCAGTGTCAATATCAGCATTCTAGCTGCTGGCAGAACTGAAAACAACCAAGACTCTGAGAGACAAAGTCCTAGTAATGTTCTTCAGTTTCTAAGGACAATTTTCCCTGGTGGTGAAATTCAGGTAGAGGAAGCGAGTTCACAAGGAACAGCTAGAGATTCTGTCCGAGGGCAAGCAGAAGCATCCAATGTTGCTCCAGCAGCTGAGACAAGTATTACTAATCAAGGGGTGTTTTTATCTAATTTGCTTCATCAGATCATGCCATACATATCTCAGCATGCGGGTTCACAACGAAGTACTCCCGAAGAAGCAACTACTTCTGCCCCG GCTGACCTCTCTAGTACCGGGAATTCACGCAGACCAAATGACACTGAACAAAATCCACCGAACTCGAAACGTCAGAAG ACGGAGTAA
- the LOC105773024 gene encoding ubiquitin-like domain-containing protein CIP73 isoform X3, with protein sequence MGSTSAHKVPSDTEMEGSEATIEIKIKTLDSQTYTLRVDKQMPVPALKEQIASVTGVLSEQQRLICRGKVLKDDQLLSAYHVEDGHTLHLVVRQPVPPSSDGSPYHSANDPASGTSRGHSNHAPSFVIETFNVPDQGDGVPPEISRQIVSAVLGSFGFANMASGNTGSDARERTSGGSGMPDSSQAQTELASMTSQSDRAHSAFGLPAAVSLGSMQPPVIPDSLATLSQYLSHIRNEFDALGRAGGNDSQTAPMSRTGSRDSNSASNSGTVHEGLPTPASLAEVLLSTRQMLIEQAGESVQQLARQLEDQVNVTDPSARLIAQTNALRTGALLHNLGSLLLELGRTTMTLRLGQTPSEAVVNAGPAVFISPSGPNPLMVQALPFQPGTSFGAIPVGTVQPGSGLVNGLGTGFVPRRIDIQIRRGSSMATPNTREEHPPNQSGQSNQSMVSDSENRSSQTTSRVSDTPSFAGESGVRVVPIRTMVAAVPAPLGRLPSESSGNSVGVYYPLLGRLQNIAPGHVSGERGPQASGEHPSSGAQPELLRIPESAVQHQSSEESARDGSLPNANSRQQERPNTRSVNISILAAGRTENNQDSERQSPSNVLQFLRTIFPGGEIQVEEASSQGTARDSVRGQAEASNVAPAAETSITNQGVFLSNLLHQIMPYISQHAGSQRSTPEEATTSAPADLSSTGNSRRPNDTEQNPPNSKRQKTE encoded by the exons ATGGGAAGCACCAGTGCTCATAAAGTCCCCAGTGATACAGAAATGGAAGGTTCTGAGGCCAcgatagaaattaaaataaaaacattggACTCTCAGACTTATACTTTGAGAGTGGATAAACAG ATGCCAGTTCCTGCACTAAAAGAACAGATTGCTTCTGTAACTGGTGTGTTGTCAGAGCAACAACGGCTAATCTGTCGTGGAAAAGTTCTAAAAGATGATCAGCTCCTTTCTGCATATC ATGTCGAGGATGGTCACACCTTGCACCTGGTGGTCAGGCAGCCAGTTCCACCATCATCTGATGGCTCACCATATCATTCAG CAAATGATCCTGCGTCAGGTACAAGTCGTGGTCATAGTAATCATGCCCCAAGTTTTGTCATAGAGACTTTTAATGTGCCTGATCAAGGGGATGGGGTTCCTCCTGAAATCAGTCGG caGATTGTTTCTGCTGTTCTTGGCTCTTTTGGGTTCGCAAATATGGCAAGTGGAAATACTGGGAGTGATGCCAGG GAAAGAACGTCTGGTGGTAGTGGCATGCCAGATTCATCCCAAGCTCAAACTGAGCTAGCCAGCATGACAAGTCAATCAGATAGAGCCCATAGTGCTTTTGGACTTCCAGCGGCGGTTTCCTTGGGGTCTATGCAGCCTCCT GTAATTCCTGATTCTTTGGCTACATTGTCCCAATATCTTAGTCATATACGGAACGAATTTGATGCCCTTG GTAGAGCTGGTGGAAATGATTCTCAGACAGCTCCCATGAGTAGGACTGGATCTAGAGATTCTAATTCTGCATCAAATTCAGGAACTGTACATGAAGGTCTTCCTACACCTGCATCTTTGGCGGAAGTGTTACTCTCTACCAGGCAAATGCTCATTGAACAAGCTGGAGAAAGTGTACAA CAACTTGCAAGGCAACTGGAGGATCAAGTAAATGTGACTGACCCCTCAGCAAGGCTGATTGCACAGACCAATGCATTGAGAACCGGAGCTTTACTGCACAACCTAGGCTCACTTTTACTTGAGCTTGGTCGTACAACCATGACACTACGCTTAGGTCAAACACCA tcTGAAGCTGTTGTTAATGCTGGCCCTGCAGTTTTCATATCCCCTTCTGGTCCAAACCCTCTCATGGTTCAG GCTCTTCCTTTTCAACCAGGAACTAGCTTTGGTGCCATCCCTGTGGGAACTGTCCAGCCTGGATCTGGTTTGGTTAATGGACTTGGGACTGGGTTTGTTCCTAGGCGTATTGACATACAAATACGAAGAG gttcatcaatggcaacaccGAATACTCGAGAGGAACATCCCCCAAACCAATCAGGTCAAAGCAACCAATCAATGGTTTCTGACAGTGAGAATCGTAGCAGTCAAACAACTTCAAGGGTCTCAGATACGCCATCTTTTGCTGGAGAATCTGGAGTGCGGGTGGTTCCTATTAGGACCATGGTTGCTGCTGTACCTGCTCCGTTGGGTCGCCTACCTTCAGAGTCTTCTGGTAATTCTGTGGGAGTATACTACCCATTACTTGGAAGATTACAGAACATAGCTCCTGGACACGTAAGTGGTGAACGGGGACCTCAAGCATCTGGTGAGCATCCATCTTCTGGTGCTCAACCTGAGCTGCTTCGTATTCCTGAATCTGCAGTGCAACATCAAAGTTCAGAAGAGTCTGCAAGAGATG GTTCATTACCGAATGCTAATTCAAGACAACAGGAGCGTCCTAATACACGCAGTGTCAATATCAGCATTCTAGCTGCTGGCAGAACTGAAAACAACCAAGACTCTGAGAGACAAAGTCCTAGTAATGTTCTTCAGTTTCTAAGGACAATTTTCCCTGGTGGTGAAATTCAGGTAGAGGAAGCGAGTTCACAAGGAACAGCTAGAGATTCTGTCCGAGGGCAAGCAGAAGCATCCAATGTTGCTCCAGCAGCTGAGACAAGTATTACTAATCAAGGGGTGTTTTTATCTAATTTGCTTCATCAGATCATGCCATACATATCTCAGCATGCGGGTTCACAACGAAGTACTCCCGAAGAAGCAACTACTTCTGCCCCG GCTGACCTCTCTAGTACCGGGAATTCACGCAGACCAAATGACACTGAACAAAATCCACCGAACTCGAAACGTCAGAAG ACGGAGTAA
- the LOC105773024 gene encoding ubiquitin-like domain-containing protein CIP73 isoform X4 produces the protein MGSTSAHKVPSDTEMEGSEATIEIKIKTLDSQTYTLRVDKQMPVPALKEQIASVTGVLSEQQRLICRGKVLKDDQLLSAYHVEDGHTLHLVVRQPVPPSSDGSPYHSANDPASGTSRGHSNHAPSFVIETFNVPDQGDGVPPEISRIVSAVLGSFGFANMASGNTGSDARERTSGGSGMPDSSQAQTELASMTSQSDRAHSAFGLPAAVSLGSMQPPVIPDSLATLSQYLSHIRNEFDALGRAGGNDSQTAPMSRTGSRDSNSASNSGTVHEGLPTPASLAEVLLSTRQMLIEQAGESVQQLARQLEDQVNVTDPSARLIAQTNALRTGALLHNLGSLLLELGRTTMTLRLGQTPSEAVVNAGPAVFISPSGPNPLMVQALPFQPGTSFGAIPVGTVQPGSGLVNGLGTGFVPRRIDIQIRRGSSMATPNTREEHPPNQSGQSNQSMVSDSENRSSQTTSRVSDTPSFAGESGVRVVPIRTMVAAVPAPLGRLPSESSGNSVGVYYPLLGRLQNIAPGHVSGERGPQASGEHPSSGAQPELLRIPESAVQHQSSEESARDGSLPNANSRQQERPNTRSVNISILAAGRTENNQDSERQSPSNVLQFLRTIFPGGEIQVEEASSQGTARDSVRGQAEASNVAPAAETSITNQGVFLSNLLHQIMPYISQHAGSQRSTPEEATTSAPADLSSTGNSRRPNDTEQNPPNSKRQKTE, from the exons ATGGGAAGCACCAGTGCTCATAAAGTCCCCAGTGATACAGAAATGGAAGGTTCTGAGGCCAcgatagaaattaaaataaaaacattggACTCTCAGACTTATACTTTGAGAGTGGATAAACAG ATGCCAGTTCCTGCACTAAAAGAACAGATTGCTTCTGTAACTGGTGTGTTGTCAGAGCAACAACGGCTAATCTGTCGTGGAAAAGTTCTAAAAGATGATCAGCTCCTTTCTGCATATC ATGTCGAGGATGGTCACACCTTGCACCTGGTGGTCAGGCAGCCAGTTCCACCATCATCTGATGGCTCACCATATCATTCAG CAAATGATCCTGCGTCAGGTACAAGTCGTGGTCATAGTAATCATGCCCCAAGTTTTGTCATAGAGACTTTTAATGTGCCTGATCAAGGGGATGGGGTTCCTCCTGAAATCAGTCGG ATTGTTTCTGCTGTTCTTGGCTCTTTTGGGTTCGCAAATATGGCAAGTGGAAATACTGGGAGTGATGCCAGG GAAAGAACGTCTGGTGGTAGTGGCATGCCAGATTCATCCCAAGCTCAAACTGAGCTAGCCAGCATGACAAGTCAATCAGATAGAGCCCATAGTGCTTTTGGACTTCCAGCGGCGGTTTCCTTGGGGTCTATGCAGCCTCCT GTAATTCCTGATTCTTTGGCTACATTGTCCCAATATCTTAGTCATATACGGAACGAATTTGATGCCCTTG GTAGAGCTGGTGGAAATGATTCTCAGACAGCTCCCATGAGTAGGACTGGATCTAGAGATTCTAATTCTGCATCAAATTCAGGAACTGTACATGAAGGTCTTCCTACACCTGCATCTTTGGCGGAAGTGTTACTCTCTACCAGGCAAATGCTCATTGAACAAGCTGGAGAAAGTGTACAA CAACTTGCAAGGCAACTGGAGGATCAAGTAAATGTGACTGACCCCTCAGCAAGGCTGATTGCACAGACCAATGCATTGAGAACCGGAGCTTTACTGCACAACCTAGGCTCACTTTTACTTGAGCTTGGTCGTACAACCATGACACTACGCTTAGGTCAAACACCA tcTGAAGCTGTTGTTAATGCTGGCCCTGCAGTTTTCATATCCCCTTCTGGTCCAAACCCTCTCATGGTTCAG GCTCTTCCTTTTCAACCAGGAACTAGCTTTGGTGCCATCCCTGTGGGAACTGTCCAGCCTGGATCTGGTTTGGTTAATGGACTTGGGACTGGGTTTGTTCCTAGGCGTATTGACATACAAATACGAAGAG gttcatcaatggcaacaccGAATACTCGAGAGGAACATCCCCCAAACCAATCAGGTCAAAGCAACCAATCAATGGTTTCTGACAGTGAGAATCGTAGCAGTCAAACAACTTCAAGGGTCTCAGATACGCCATCTTTTGCTGGAGAATCTGGAGTGCGGGTGGTTCCTATTAGGACCATGGTTGCTGCTGTACCTGCTCCGTTGGGTCGCCTACCTTCAGAGTCTTCTGGTAATTCTGTGGGAGTATACTACCCATTACTTGGAAGATTACAGAACATAGCTCCTGGACACGTAAGTGGTGAACGGGGACCTCAAGCATCTGGTGAGCATCCATCTTCTGGTGCTCAACCTGAGCTGCTTCGTATTCCTGAATCTGCAGTGCAACATCAAAGTTCAGAAGAGTCTGCAAGAGATG GTTCATTACCGAATGCTAATTCAAGACAACAGGAGCGTCCTAATACACGCAGTGTCAATATCAGCATTCTAGCTGCTGGCAGAACTGAAAACAACCAAGACTCTGAGAGACAAAGTCCTAGTAATGTTCTTCAGTTTCTAAGGACAATTTTCCCTGGTGGTGAAATTCAGGTAGAGGAAGCGAGTTCACAAGGAACAGCTAGAGATTCTGTCCGAGGGCAAGCAGAAGCATCCAATGTTGCTCCAGCAGCTGAGACAAGTATTACTAATCAAGGGGTGTTTTTATCTAATTTGCTTCATCAGATCATGCCATACATATCTCAGCATGCGGGTTCACAACGAAGTACTCCCGAAGAAGCAACTACTTCTGCCCCG GCTGACCTCTCTAGTACCGGGAATTCACGCAGACCAAATGACACTGAACAAAATCCACCGAACTCGAAACGTCAGAAG ACGGAGTAA
- the LOC105773024 gene encoding ubiquitin-like domain-containing protein CIP73 isoform X2, giving the protein MGSTSAHKVPSDTEMEGSEATIEIKIKTLDSQTYTLRVDKQMPVPALKEQIASVTGVLSEQQRLICRGKVLKDDQLLSAYHVEDGHTLHLVVRQPVPPSSDGSPYHSANDPASGTSRGHSNHAPSFVIETFNVPDQGDGVPPEISRIVSAVLGSFGFANMASGNTGSDARDHGSQRQERTSGGSGMPDSSQAQTELASMTSQSDRAHSAFGLPAAVSLGSMQPPVIPDSLATLSQYLSHIRNEFDALGRAGGNDSQTAPMSRTGSRDSNSASNSGTVHEGLPTPASLAEVLLSTRQMLIEQAGESVQQLARQLEDQVNVTDPSARLIAQTNALRTGALLHNLGSLLLELGRTTMTLRLGQTPSEAVVNAGPAVFISPSGPNPLMVQALPFQPGTSFGAIPVGTVQPGSGLVNGLGTGFVPRRIDIQIRRGSSMATPNTREEHPPNQSGQSNQSMVSDSENRSSQTTSRVSDTPSFAGESGVRVVPIRTMVAAVPAPLGRLPSESSGNSVGVYYPLLGRLQNIAPGHVSGERGPQASGEHPSSGAQPELLRIPESAVQHQSSEESARDGSLPNANSRQQERPNTRSVNISILAAGRTENNQDSERQSPSNVLQFLRTIFPGGEIQVEEASSQGTARDSVRGQAEASNVAPAAETSITNQGVFLSNLLHQIMPYISQHAGSQRSTPEEATTSAPADLSSTGNSRRPNDTEQNPPNSKRQKTE; this is encoded by the exons ATGGGAAGCACCAGTGCTCATAAAGTCCCCAGTGATACAGAAATGGAAGGTTCTGAGGCCAcgatagaaattaaaataaaaacattggACTCTCAGACTTATACTTTGAGAGTGGATAAACAG ATGCCAGTTCCTGCACTAAAAGAACAGATTGCTTCTGTAACTGGTGTGTTGTCAGAGCAACAACGGCTAATCTGTCGTGGAAAAGTTCTAAAAGATGATCAGCTCCTTTCTGCATATC ATGTCGAGGATGGTCACACCTTGCACCTGGTGGTCAGGCAGCCAGTTCCACCATCATCTGATGGCTCACCATATCATTCAG CAAATGATCCTGCGTCAGGTACAAGTCGTGGTCATAGTAATCATGCCCCAAGTTTTGTCATAGAGACTTTTAATGTGCCTGATCAAGGGGATGGGGTTCCTCCTGAAATCAGTCGG ATTGTTTCTGCTGTTCTTGGCTCTTTTGGGTTCGCAAATATGGCAAGTGGAAATACTGGGAGTGATGCCAGG GATCATGGTTCACAAAGACAGGAAAGAACGTCTGGTGGTAGTGGCATGCCAGATTCATCCCAAGCTCAAACTGAGCTAGCCAGCATGACAAGTCAATCAGATAGAGCCCATAGTGCTTTTGGACTTCCAGCGGCGGTTTCCTTGGGGTCTATGCAGCCTCCT GTAATTCCTGATTCTTTGGCTACATTGTCCCAATATCTTAGTCATATACGGAACGAATTTGATGCCCTTG GTAGAGCTGGTGGAAATGATTCTCAGACAGCTCCCATGAGTAGGACTGGATCTAGAGATTCTAATTCTGCATCAAATTCAGGAACTGTACATGAAGGTCTTCCTACACCTGCATCTTTGGCGGAAGTGTTACTCTCTACCAGGCAAATGCTCATTGAACAAGCTGGAGAAAGTGTACAA CAACTTGCAAGGCAACTGGAGGATCAAGTAAATGTGACTGACCCCTCAGCAAGGCTGATTGCACAGACCAATGCATTGAGAACCGGAGCTTTACTGCACAACCTAGGCTCACTTTTACTTGAGCTTGGTCGTACAACCATGACACTACGCTTAGGTCAAACACCA tcTGAAGCTGTTGTTAATGCTGGCCCTGCAGTTTTCATATCCCCTTCTGGTCCAAACCCTCTCATGGTTCAG GCTCTTCCTTTTCAACCAGGAACTAGCTTTGGTGCCATCCCTGTGGGAACTGTCCAGCCTGGATCTGGTTTGGTTAATGGACTTGGGACTGGGTTTGTTCCTAGGCGTATTGACATACAAATACGAAGAG gttcatcaatggcaacaccGAATACTCGAGAGGAACATCCCCCAAACCAATCAGGTCAAAGCAACCAATCAATGGTTTCTGACAGTGAGAATCGTAGCAGTCAAACAACTTCAAGGGTCTCAGATACGCCATCTTTTGCTGGAGAATCTGGAGTGCGGGTGGTTCCTATTAGGACCATGGTTGCTGCTGTACCTGCTCCGTTGGGTCGCCTACCTTCAGAGTCTTCTGGTAATTCTGTGGGAGTATACTACCCATTACTTGGAAGATTACAGAACATAGCTCCTGGACACGTAAGTGGTGAACGGGGACCTCAAGCATCTGGTGAGCATCCATCTTCTGGTGCTCAACCTGAGCTGCTTCGTATTCCTGAATCTGCAGTGCAACATCAAAGTTCAGAAGAGTCTGCAAGAGATG GTTCATTACCGAATGCTAATTCAAGACAACAGGAGCGTCCTAATACACGCAGTGTCAATATCAGCATTCTAGCTGCTGGCAGAACTGAAAACAACCAAGACTCTGAGAGACAAAGTCCTAGTAATGTTCTTCAGTTTCTAAGGACAATTTTCCCTGGTGGTGAAATTCAGGTAGAGGAAGCGAGTTCACAAGGAACAGCTAGAGATTCTGTCCGAGGGCAAGCAGAAGCATCCAATGTTGCTCCAGCAGCTGAGACAAGTATTACTAATCAAGGGGTGTTTTTATCTAATTTGCTTCATCAGATCATGCCATACATATCTCAGCATGCGGGTTCACAACGAAGTACTCCCGAAGAAGCAACTACTTCTGCCCCG GCTGACCTCTCTAGTACCGGGAATTCACGCAGACCAAATGACACTGAACAAAATCCACCGAACTCGAAACGTCAGAAG ACGGAGTAA